In Populus alba chromosome 9, ASM523922v2, whole genome shotgun sequence, a genomic segment contains:
- the LOC118053707 gene encoding scarecrow-like protein 14: MEPPSFPNISQAPSLGSSSDEDAAYNSDTNDFSHAVFKYINDILMEDDLGDKTCMIQDCLALQAAEKSLYDVLGEEHPPSSDHRPPCLAQINESPDENCTPTTSVQSSVIVQSFYSPESAFAVPYAHTETHSFRQFNGVTGSANKLLPYSHSVNFSSMRKASDLPEPEREVVTVRIQNNGKNYSSNQTRGNYQYDSNDYLEEGRSKKQPSVSESTHLELLDDAFLQSIESGVHISCPLYDNSRSAAYHKFLNNEQLTASHMHMRTLANNRETDLWTQLIRCAEAAGRGDQETASAKLKQIRQHSSPFGDASQRLAHYFANGLEERLAGTGMLLSGPITQNSTTAADILKAYQLYVTICPFRKMTNLCANRTIARVTVKATSVHIIDFGISYGFQWPCFIYRQSLRPGGPPKIRITGIELPQPGFRPAERVEETGRRLKRLADRMNVPFEYNAIAQKWETIQYEDLKIDRDRDEVIVVNCMCRFKNLPDDTMAYNSPRDAVLKLIKRINPDVFLHGVRNGSYNAPFFVTRFREALFHYSAYFDMLEATAPREDQERLLFEREMIGRDAINVVACEGTQRIERPETYKQWQMRNLRNGFRQIPLHQSIIKRVKSIKPDYHKDFIVDEDGQWVLLGWKGKIFHAISAWKPVQD; this comes from the coding sequence ATGGAACCACCTTCCTTTCCAAACATTTCACAAGCTCCTTCTTTAGGGTCTAGCTCAGATGAAGATGCTGCATATAACAGTGATACGAATGACTTCTCTCATGCTGTTTTCAAGTACATAAATGACATATTAATGGAAGATGATTTGGGAGATAAAACCTGTATGATACAGGACTGTCTCGCTCTCCAAGCTGCTGAAAAGTCTCTTTATGATGTCCTCGGAGAAGAGCATCCACCTTCTTCTGATCACCGCCCTCCTTGTTTGGCTCAAATCAATGAGAGCCCAGATGAGAATTGCACTCCAACTACAAGTGTCCAATCATCTGTTATAGTACAGTCGTTTTACTCTCCTGAAAGCGCCTTTGCGGTGCCGTATGCTCATACAGAAACGCATTCTTTTAGGCAGTTCAATGGAGTCACGGGAAGTGCTAACAAGCTCCTTCCATATAGTCATTCTGTGAATTTTTCTTCAATGAGGAAGGCATCGGATCTTCCAGAGCCAGAGAGGGAGGTGGTAACAGTCAGAATCCAGAACAATGGAAAGAACTACTCATCAAATCAGACAAGGGGAAATTATCAATATGACAGTAATGACTACTTAGAAGAAGGGAGGAGCAAGAAGCAACCTTCGGTCTCAGAGTCCACACACTTGGAGCTTCTTGATGATGCCTTTCTGCAAAGTATCGAGAGTGGAGTACACATATCATGTCCTTTGTATGATAATTCACGGAGTGCAGCGTACCATAAGTTTCTGAATAATGAGCAGTTAACAGCATCTCATATGCACATGAGAACACTGGCTAATAATAGAGAGACAGACCTGTGGACTCAGCTAATTCGTTGTGCAGAAGCTGCAGGAAGAGGTGATCAAGAGACAGCAAGTGCGAAATTAAAACAGATCAGGCAACATTCTTCTCCTTTCGGGGATGCAAGTCAAAGATTGGCACATTATTTCGCTAATGGCCTCGAGGAACGCCTCGCCGGCACTGGAATGTTACTCTCCGGACCCATTACACAAAATTCGACAACAGCTGCTGACATCCTGAAAGCTTATCAGCTTTATGTTACGATATGTCCTTTCAGGAAGATGACAAATTTGTGTGCAAACCGAACAATTGCGAGGGTAACAGTTAAGGCAACAAGCGTGCACATCATTGATTTTGGCATCAGCTATGGATTTCAATGGCCTTGCTTTATCTACCGTCAATCATTAAGGCCTGGTGGACCTCCCAAGATTCGCATTACGGGAATTGAGCTTCCCCAACCAGGTTTTCGGCCTGCAGAAAGGGTTGAAGAGACTGGCCGTCGTTTAAAAAGATTGGCTGACAGAATGAATGTTCCGTTCGAGTACAATGCCATAGCCCAGAAATGGGAAACTATTCAATATGAGGATCTCAAGATCGATAGAGATCGAGATGAGGTGATTGTTGTCAACTGCATGTGCCGATTCAAGAACTTACCTGACGACACAATGGCGTACAACAGCCCCAGGGATGCTGTTCTTAAATTGATCAAGAGAATCAATCCTGATGTATTCCTCCATGGAGTGCGCAATGGCTCTTACAATGCTCCCTTCTTTGTCACAAGGTTCCGCGAAGCATTGTTCCATTACTCTGCATATTTCGATATGCTCGAAGCCACTGCACCTCGAGAAGATCAAGAAAGATTGCTGTTCGAGAGAGAAATGATTGGAAGGGATGCTATAAACGTGGTAGCATGCGAGGGTACACAAAGGATTGAAAGGCCAGAGACATACAAGCAGTGGCAGATGAGGAATTTGAGGAATGGATTTAGGCAGATCCCATTACATCAAAGTATCATAAAAAGGGTGAAAAGCATTAAACCCGATTATCATAAAGACTTCATCGTTGATGAGGATGGACAATGGGTACTTCTTGGATGGAAGGGGAAGATATTTCATGCTATTTCAGCTTGGAAACCTGTTCAGGATTAG
- the LOC118053702 gene encoding scarecrow-like protein 30 has translation MDTLLQEYPNSMNRFMFDHASVSFSSNRNLFNGYKLNDTMSDPNPSVNSFNPEPPNDSTSSSSSSNSCSEAYGPSNNVTLKFISDVLLEEDLEGKTCMLQDCLALQAAEKPFYDVLGQEYPHSSNQILSCFDQNFESPDNGFTWSSGIDSSNSYPPGNNLVEKSDWIFDRADLDLYQVQTSPVLPLERTLLGPDLHSPVHPHPFEVLSKGGGEAGNFLSGNDYFMVSSKSNSSNPPDKDEGDYSPNSSRGRKNHQRGDSDDLEEERSKKHSALSPAESELSELLDEVLLCPVAQNESTPCSLLGNSQNGAAGNEQRKGSNGRTTRGKKRGKKGEVVDLSSLLIQCAQAVAIGDQRTASEILQQIRQHSSTFGDANQRLAHYFASALDTRLAGTTTPTFTLFVNPRTSAADILKAYQVYVRACPFKRMSNFFANRSILKLEKKATRLHIIDFGILYGFQWPCLIQRLSERPGGPPKLRITGIELPQPGFRPAERVEETGRRLERYCERFKVPFEYIPIAQKWETIRYEDLKIDKDEKVVVNCLYRLRNLPDDTIVENSARDAVLQLINKIKPDMFIHGVVNGNFNAPFFVTRFREALYHFSSLFDMFEATVPREDEHRMMFEKEQYGRDITNVIACEGKARVERPETYKQWQSRNLRAGFRQLPLDQELFKDVRSVVKSEYNKDFVVDADGQWVLQGWKGRIIYALSVWKPVQE, from the coding sequence ATGGATACCCTTTTACAAGAATACCCAAATTCCATGAACAGATTCATGTTTGACCATGCCTCGGTTTCTTTCTCTTCGAATAGGAATCTTTTTAATGGGTATAAACTCAATGATACCATGAGTGATCCAAATCCCTCTGTTAATTCTTTCAATCCTGAACCTCCTAATGACTCAACATCGTCATCTTCCTCTTCAAATTCATGCTCTGAAGCATATGGTCCAAGCAATAATGTTACTCTCAAGTTCATAAGTGATGTGCTTTTGGAAGAGGACTTGGAGGGGAAGACCTGTATGTTGCAGGACTGTTTAGCCCTCCAAGCTGCCGAGAAACCCTTCTATGATGTCCTTGGTCAGGAATACCCCCATTCGTCGAATCAAATTCTTTCTTGTTTCGATCAAAATTTTGAAAGCCCGGATAATGGTTTCACTTGGAGTAGCGGTATTGATAGCAGCAACAGCTATCCTCCTGGtaataacttggttgaaaaaTCCGATTGGATTTTTGATCGAGCTGATTTAGACTTATATCAAGTGCAAACCTCTCCAGTTCTCCCCCTCGAAAGAACCCTTCTAGGACCAGATCTCCACAGTCCGGTGCACCCGCACCCTTTTGAGGTGCTCAGCAAAGGGGGAGGAGAAGCGGGCAATTTTCTTTCAGGTAATGATTATTTCATGGTATCTTCAAAGAGCAACTCCTCAAACCCTCCGGACAAGGACGAGGGAGACTACTCACCAAATAGTTCACGGGGAAGAAAAAATCATCAGCGGGGAGACAGTGATGATCTAGAAGAAGAGAGGAGCAAGAAGCATTCTGCACTTTCTCCTGCAGAGTCTGAGCTGTCAGAGTTACTTGATGAGGTGTTGCTTTGTCCAGTTGCACAAAATGAGTCTACTCCATGTTCTCTTCTGGGAAATTCACAAAATGGAGCAGCTGGGAATGAGCAAAGAAAAGGGTCTAATGGTAGAACAACACGaggaaagaaaaggggaaagaaAGGAGAAGTTGTGGATTTGAGCTCTCTCCTCATCCAGTGTGCACAGGCTGTGGCAATTGGTGACCAAAGGACTGCAAGCGAGATACTTCAGCAGATTAGGCAACACTCTTCTACATTTGGTGATGCAAACCAAAGATTGGCGCATTACTTTGCCAGTGCCCTTGATACACGCTTAGCAGGCACCACGACACCTACATTTACACTATTTGTAAACCCCAGAACATCAGCAGCTGATATCTTAAAAGCTTACCAGGTATATGTCAGAGCGTGCCCGTTCAAAAGGATGTCTAATTTCTTTGCCAACAGGTCAATTCTGAAACTAGAAAAGAAAGCAACAAGACTACACATCATTGACTTTGGTATTCTTTATGGTTTTCAATGGCCTTGCCTAATCCAGCGTCTCTCGGAAAGGCCTGGGGGACCTCCCAAGTTACGTATTACAGGAATTGAGCTTCCTCAACCAGGTTTCCGGCCTGCAGAAAGGGTTGAGGAGACAGGCCGTCGCTTAGAAAGATATTGTGAGAGGTTTAAAGTCCCTTTTGAGTATATTCCCATCGCACAGAAATGGGAAACCATCAGATATGAGGATCTCAAAATTGACAAAGACGAGAAGGTTGTCGTCAACTGTCTATATCGGCTAAGGAACCTTCCGGACGACACAATTGTGGAGAATAGTGCAAGGGATGCTGTTTTGCAATTGATCAACAAGATCAAACCGGACATGTTTATCCATGGGGTTGTAAATGGTAATTTCAATGCGCCATTCTTTGTCACTCGGTTTCGAGAGGCGCTCTACCACTTTTCATCATTGTTTGATATGTTCGAGGCTACTGTGCCTCGCGAAGATGAACACAGAATGATGTTTGAAAAAGAGCAATACGGAAGAGATATTACCAATGTGATAGCATGTGAGGGTAAAGCAAGAGTTGAAAGGCCAGAGACATACAAGCAGTGGCAGTCTAGGAATCTAAGAGCCGGGTTCAGGCAACTTCCATTGGATCAAGAGCTTTTCAAGGATGTGAGATCTGTGGTGAAATCAGAGTACAATAAAGATTTTGTTGTTGATGCAGATGGCCAGTGGGTGCTACAGGGATGGAAGGGGAGAATAATCTACGCTCTATCAGTCTGGAAACCAGTCCAGGAGTAA
- the LOC118053705 gene encoding uncharacterized protein, with product MAKRELSSTLKNLKFMQRAVQREEKTKKQGEEVKPDGNFFSPGTIKKCVVVMEGDPHPGAVLGRMSFQSFNPSVDKLNEAAANEASDARASTSSHQSGRTSFRENESSPDGVECSNTAKPSSEVNGDHKRKQSEVASEIQHQNKSPKMVQDGHQSSPNSSKGSFKQPKRGKLDWNVLRPKSQHNQNKRGCNWISRTTVIHVHFLHSLNKYGGTTKGKNCGRPKSEGLNLFSALISMYPIPK from the exons ATGGCTAAGCGAGAGCTCTCCAGCACTTTGAAGAACTTGAAG TTCATGCAAAGAGCAGTTCAGAGAGAGGAGAAAACTAAGAAACAAGGAGAAGAAGTCAAACCTGATGGGAATTTCTTTTCCCCTGGTACCATTAAGAAGTG TGTGGTAGTAATGGAAGGGGATCCTCACCCAGGAGCAGTTTTAGGCCGGATGTCATTTCAAAGTTTCAATCCCTCTGTTGAT AAACTAAACGAAGCAGCAGCAAATGAAGCATCTGATGCACGTGCCTCTACTTCCAGCCATCAGAGTGGAAGAACATCTTTTAG AGAAAATGAATCATCACCAGATGGAGTAGAGTGCTCAAACACTGCCAAACCAAGCTCTGAGGTAAATGGAgatcataaaagaaaacaatctgAAGTAGCATCTGAAAtacaacatcaaaataaatcaccGAAAATGGTTCAAGATGGTCACCAATCATCACCGAATAGCAGTAAAGGCTCCTTCAAGCAGCCAAAGCGTGGCAAGCTGGACTGGAATGTTCTTAGACCAAAAAGTCaacacaatcaaaataaaagagg ATGCAACTGGATCTCAAGAACCACCGTGATTCATGTACATTTTCTGCACAGCCTGAACAAATACGGCGGAACAACTAAAGGAAAAAATTGCGGAAGGCCAAAAAGTGAAGGGTTAAATCTTTTTTCTGCTTTAATTTCTATGTATCCAATTCCAAAGTGA
- the LOC118053704 gene encoding uncharacterized protein C24B11.05, producing the protein MAYEDQFQQGLKPKYDCLLFDVDDTLYPRSSGLLEEVTKNIQEYMNQKLGIEETEASQMNGFLYKSYGTSMAGLKAIGYDFDNDDYHRFVHGRLPYERLKPDHALRSLLLSLPIRKVIFSNADQAHVAKVLSRLGLEDCFEGVICFETLNPFNYEDINACDETGAWSPSYASKGQILDIIEHPCQSNPVSALEKSPVVCKPFEDAFEQAFKLANINPQKTVFFDDSVRNIMTGKLMGLHTVLVGTANRENGADYALESIHNMKEALSDLWKANDKSEARSFTTKVSMETTVTA; encoded by the exons ATGGCGTACGAAGATCAGTTTCAGCAAGGTTTGAAACCAAAATATGACTGTCTTCTCTTCG ATGTTGATGATACGCTTTATCCTCGAAGTTCTGGTCTGTTGGAGGAAGTTACCAAGAATATtcaag AATACATGAATCAGAAGCTTGGTATAGAAGAAACTGAAGCCTCTCAAATGAATGGTTTTCTGTACAAGAGTTATGGCACATCCATGGCAGGTCTCAAG GCCATTGGTTATGATTTTGACAACGATGACTACCACAG aTTTGTTCATGGGAGATTGCCATACGAGAGGCTAAAGCCTGACCATGCTCTAAGAAGTCTTTTGCTTAGCTTGCCAATTCGTAAAGTT ATATTCTCAAATGCCGATCAAGCACATGTGGCTAAAGTTCTCAGCAGGCTTGGGTTGGAGGATTGCTTTGAAGGGGTTATATGCTTTGAGACCCTCAATCCCTTCAATTACGAAGACATCAATGCCTGTGATGAAACTGGAGCTTGGAGTCCCAGCTATGCATCCAAAGGCCAAATTCTCGACATCATTGAACATCCTTGTCAGTCTAATCCTGTTTCAGCACTTGAAAAATCTCCAGTTGTCTGCAAGCCTTTTGAAGATGCATTTGAGCAGGCCTTTAAGCTGGCCAACATCAATCCTCAAAAAACA GTATTCTTCGATGACAGTGTTCGTAATATAATGACCGGGAAGCTAATGGGCCTCCACACCGTGCTG GTGGGCACAGCCAACAGAGAAAATGGAGCTGATTACGCGCTAGAGAGCATTCATAACATGAAGGAAGCATTGTCGGACCTGTGGAAAGCAAATGATAAGTCAGAAGCCAGAAGCTTTACAACAAAGGTTTCCATGGAGACAACTGTGACTGCCTAG